One Gossypium raimondii isolate GPD5lz chromosome 3, ASM2569854v1, whole genome shotgun sequence genomic window carries:
- the LOC105794663 gene encoding RNA-binding motif protein 25 isoform X2 yields MAESTSSPAALDTTNSQSKPDSDNPNPLPTQPDPSPSSTVSTQLQPNPNPNAPLVSPQPPPAVPSYSTPPPPISGAATAVPPAPPSFRPVPQFSPLPNFQPPGLQPPGVSSAPGSIPPPLMQYQVPAGQVPNPALRPFAPIPNGYAALPGAVPPGTMPPPGGYLFSVYAGLLRYPSPYPAMIRPAFPPRPPGAIGVMPTVSRPPVPGARPIIPPVIRPAVPNVTPTEKPQTTVYIGKIAPTVDNDFMLSLLRLCGPVKSWKRPSNGTPKAFGLCDFESAEGVLRAVRLLSKFNIDGQELVVNVSQATKEYLEKYVEKKTENAKKLNEPPSAESEKEGENAVGDVKNESSTTSVEDPKKNSDSGNRENIMDIANSGIVTDEDREADRDASEKLAGMIEERLKTNPLPPPPPQTAPDGSGKSNSDLPAKSRDGNSDIDLMRNDGAEGKNDDETTSESKATTENDRPETSSPDRRYDRSRDREQDLKRDKEREIERLERETERERMRKEREQRRKIEEAEREYEKFLRDWEQREKDKEKQRQYEKEREKERERKRKKEIRYDEEDDDDEDSRKRLRRSVLEEKRRKRLREKEDDLADRLKEEKEIAEAKKRAEEEQLQLQQQRDALKLLSGRFANGAAKNVLAEEPSTESKDKAVEQHYERESSHENQISGDGNMQNGSVDESNVAFVSASDTRQSGNAPRKLGFGLVGSGKRTTVPSVFHEEEDDDAQKEKKMRPLVPIDYSTEELQAVQPGAPAPNLVAAAEFAKRISNVNTKEEKSDAERERSRRSYDKSSRDKDRNNEDSRNRDESKEKIPDRDRDREHGQDKVKTTDNQKLLDAKQLIDMIPKTKEELFSYEINWNVYDQHALHERMRPWISKKITEFLGEEEKTLVDYIVSGTQEHVKASQMLELLQSILDEEAEMFVLKMWRMLIFEIKKVETGLALRSRS; encoded by the exons ATGGCCGAATCTACCTCGTCTCCAGCCGCCCTAGACACAACCAATTCCCAATCTAAACCCGACTCCGATAATCCTAATCCACTACCAACCCAACCCGATCCATCTCCTTCCTCTACCGTATCAACACAGCTCCAAccaaaccctaaccctaacgcCCCCCTGGTATCTCCTCAGCCTCCTCCCGCCGTTCCTTCCTACTCGACTCCTCCACCGCCGATCTCCGGAGCTGCCACAGCCGTCCCCCCGGCGCCTCCTTCGTTCCGTCCGGTCCCGCAGTTTTCGCCGTTACCGAATTTTCAACCTCCTGGCTTGCAGCCGCCCGGCGTGAGTTCGGCTCCTGGTTCTATTCCGCCGCCGTTGATGCAGTACCAGGTGCCTGCGGGTCAGGTTCCGAATCCTGCTCTTAGACCGTTTGCTCCGATTCCAAATGGGTATGCAGCGCTACCGGGAGCTGTTCCTCCGGGCACCATGCCTCCTCCGGGTGG ATATTTGTTTTCTGTTTATGCAGGACTTCTCCGCTATCCCTCTCCTTACCCAGCAATGATTCGGCCTGCATTCCCTCCACGCCCACCTGGAGCTATTGGTGTGATGCCAACAGTTTCACGGCCTCCTGTTCCTGGTGCTCGCCCAATTATTCCTCCTGTCATTAGACCAGCTGTTCCTAATGTTACTCCAACAGAGAAACCACAAACAACAGTTTATATTGGCAAGATAGCACCAACAGTGGACAACGACTTCATGCTCTCTCTTCTTCGT CTTTGTGGACCTGTCAAGAGTTGGAAACGCCCCTCTAATGGGACACCAAAAGCATTTGGGCTTTGTGATTTTGAGTCTGCTGAAGGGGTTCTTCGTGCAGTGCGCCTACTTAGCAAATTTAATATTGATGGACAAGAACTAGTG GTAAACGTTAGTCAAGCAACAAAGGAATATCTGGAGAAGTATGTTgaaaagaaaactgaaaatGCAAAGAAACTAAATGAACCTCCATCTGCAGAGTCTGAGAAGGAAGGTGAAAATGCAGTAGGTGATGTGAAGAATGAATCTTCAACAACTTCTGTGGAGGATCCAAAGAAGAACAGTGACAGTGGCAACAGAGAAAATATTATGGACATTGCCAACTCTGGCATTGTCACTGATGAAGACCGTGAGGCTGATCGAGATGCTTCAGAGAAGCTTGCTGGCATGATTGAGGAGAGGTTAAAGACCAATCCTCTCCCACCACCTCCTCCACAAACTGCTCCTGATGGTTCTGGGAAATCAAATTCAGATTTGCCTGCTAAATCAAGGGATGGGAACTCTGATATTGATTTAATGAGAAATG ATGGAGCTGAAGGTAAAAATGATGATGAGACTACCAGTGAGAGCAAAGCGACAACTGAAAATGATCGACCTGAGACAAGCTCACCTGATCGTAGATATGATAGGAGTAGAGACAGAGAGCAAGATCTTAAGAGGGACAAGGAGCGTGAAATTGAAAGATTAGAAAGAGAAACAGAGCGTGAAAGGATGAGAAAAGAGAGGGAACAGAGAAGGAAGATTGAGGAGGCAGAGCGTGAGTATGAAAAATTTCTTAGAGACTGGGAGCAAAGAGAAAAGGATAAGGAGAAGCAGAGACAGTATGAGAAGGAGAGGGAGAAAGAGAGGGAGCGCAAACGAAAGAAGGAGATTCGCtatgatgaagaagatgatgacgaTGAAGATTCAAGAAAAAGGCTGCGTAGGAGTGTTTTGGAGGAAAAGAGGAGGAAGAGATTGCGGGAGAAGGAGGATGACTTGGCTGATAGACtcaaagaagagaaagaaattgCTGAGGCCAAGAAAAGGGCAGAGGAGGAGCAGCTGCAATTGCAGCAGCAACGAGATGCGTTAAAGCTTTTGTCTGGTCGCTTTGCAAATGGAGCTGCAAAGAACGTGTTGGCTGAAGAACCTAGCACTGAAAGCAAAGATAAGGCAGTTGAACAGCATTATGAGCGCGAATCAAGTCATGAAAACCAGATATCTG GTGATGGGAATATGCAAAATGGTTCAGTTGATGAATCAAATGTGGCCTTTGTTTCTGCATCAGATACACGGCAGAGTGGGAATGCACCGAGGAAGTTAGGTTTTGGTCTTGTTGGATCTGGAAAGCGGACTACTGTCCCATCTGTTTTCCATgaggaggaagatgatgatgcaCAGAAGGAGAAGAAAATGAGGCCCCTGGTTCCCATTGATTACTCTACTGAGGAACTGCAGGCTGTCCAACCTGGCGCACCAGCACCAAATCTGGTTGCAGCTGCTGAATTTGCAAAGCGAATATCAAATGTTAACACTAAAGAGGAAAAGTCTGATGCAGAAAGAGAGCGAAGCAGACGTTCTTATGATAAATCTAGTAGGGATAAAGATCGTAATAATGAGGACAGTCGCAACAGAGATGAGAGCAAAGAGAAGATCCCTGATCGGGATAGAGACAGGGAACATGGACAGGATAAGGTGAAAACAACAGATAACCAGAAGCTTTTGGATGCCAAACAACTAATTGATATGATTCCAAAGACCAAGGAGGAACTATTTTCATACGAGATAAACTGGAATGTGTATGATCAG CATGCATTGCATGAGAGAATGAGACCCTGGATCTCAAAGAAAATTACGGAGTTTTtgggagaagaagagaaaactCTGGTTGATTACATCGTGTCGGGTACTCAGGAACATGTTAAGGCTTCCCAAATGCTGGAGCTGCTGCAGTCTATATTAGATGAAGAAGCGGAGATGTTTGTGCTTAAGATGTGGAGGATGCTGATATTTGAGATTAAAAAAGTAGAAACTGGCCTGGCTTTGCGGTCGAGATCCTGA
- the LOC105794663 gene encoding RNA-binding motif protein 25 isoform X1 has protein sequence MAESTSSPAALDTTNSQSKPDSDNPNPLPTQPDPSPSSTVSTQLQPNPNPNAPLVSPQPPPAVPSYSTPPPPISGAATAVPPAPPSFRPVPQFSPLPNFQPPGLQPPGVSSAPGSIPPPLMQYQVPAGQVPNPALRPFAPIPNGYAALPGAVPPGTMPPPGLLRYPSPYPAMIRPAFPPRPPGAIGVMPTVSRPPVPGARPIIPPVIRPAVPNVTPTEKPQTTVYIGKIAPTVDNDFMLSLLRLCGPVKSWKRPSNGTPKAFGLCDFESAEGVLRAVRLLSKFNIDGQELVVNVSQATKEYLEKYVEKKTENAKKLNEPPSAESEKEGENAVGDVKNESSTTSVEDPKKNSDSGNRENIMDIANSGIVTDEDREADRDASEKLAGMIEERLKTNPLPPPPPQTAPDGSGKSNSDLPAKSRDGNSDIDLMRNDGAEGKNDDETTSESKATTENDRPETSSPDRRYDRSRDREQDLKRDKEREIERLERETERERMRKEREQRRKIEEAEREYEKFLRDWEQREKDKEKQRQYEKEREKERERKRKKEIRYDEEDDDDEDSRKRLRRSVLEEKRRKRLREKEDDLADRLKEEKEIAEAKKRAEEEQLQLQQQRDALKLLSGRFANGAAKNVLAEEPSTESKDKAVEQHYERESSHENQISGDGNMQNGSVDESNVAFVSASDTRQSGNAPRKLGFGLVGSGKRTTVPSVFHEEEDDDAQKEKKMRPLVPIDYSTEELQAVQPGAPAPNLVAAAEFAKRISNVNTKEEKSDAERERSRRSYDKSSRDKDRNNEDSRNRDESKEKIPDRDRDREHGQDKVKTTDNQKLLDAKQLIDMIPKTKEELFSYEINWNVYDQHALHERMRPWISKKITEFLGEEEKTLVDYIVSGTQEHVKASQMLELLQSILDEEAEMFVLKMWRMLIFEIKKVETGLALRSRS, from the exons ATGGCCGAATCTACCTCGTCTCCAGCCGCCCTAGACACAACCAATTCCCAATCTAAACCCGACTCCGATAATCCTAATCCACTACCAACCCAACCCGATCCATCTCCTTCCTCTACCGTATCAACACAGCTCCAAccaaaccctaaccctaacgcCCCCCTGGTATCTCCTCAGCCTCCTCCCGCCGTTCCTTCCTACTCGACTCCTCCACCGCCGATCTCCGGAGCTGCCACAGCCGTCCCCCCGGCGCCTCCTTCGTTCCGTCCGGTCCCGCAGTTTTCGCCGTTACCGAATTTTCAACCTCCTGGCTTGCAGCCGCCCGGCGTGAGTTCGGCTCCTGGTTCTATTCCGCCGCCGTTGATGCAGTACCAGGTGCCTGCGGGTCAGGTTCCGAATCCTGCTCTTAGACCGTTTGCTCCGATTCCAAATGGGTATGCAGCGCTACCGGGAGCTGTTCCTCCGGGCACCATGCCTCCTCCGG GACTTCTCCGCTATCCCTCTCCTTACCCAGCAATGATTCGGCCTGCATTCCCTCCACGCCCACCTGGAGCTATTGGTGTGATGCCAACAGTTTCACGGCCTCCTGTTCCTGGTGCTCGCCCAATTATTCCTCCTGTCATTAGACCAGCTGTTCCTAATGTTACTCCAACAGAGAAACCACAAACAACAGTTTATATTGGCAAGATAGCACCAACAGTGGACAACGACTTCATGCTCTCTCTTCTTCGT CTTTGTGGACCTGTCAAGAGTTGGAAACGCCCCTCTAATGGGACACCAAAAGCATTTGGGCTTTGTGATTTTGAGTCTGCTGAAGGGGTTCTTCGTGCAGTGCGCCTACTTAGCAAATTTAATATTGATGGACAAGAACTAGTG GTAAACGTTAGTCAAGCAACAAAGGAATATCTGGAGAAGTATGTTgaaaagaaaactgaaaatGCAAAGAAACTAAATGAACCTCCATCTGCAGAGTCTGAGAAGGAAGGTGAAAATGCAGTAGGTGATGTGAAGAATGAATCTTCAACAACTTCTGTGGAGGATCCAAAGAAGAACAGTGACAGTGGCAACAGAGAAAATATTATGGACATTGCCAACTCTGGCATTGTCACTGATGAAGACCGTGAGGCTGATCGAGATGCTTCAGAGAAGCTTGCTGGCATGATTGAGGAGAGGTTAAAGACCAATCCTCTCCCACCACCTCCTCCACAAACTGCTCCTGATGGTTCTGGGAAATCAAATTCAGATTTGCCTGCTAAATCAAGGGATGGGAACTCTGATATTGATTTAATGAGAAATG ATGGAGCTGAAGGTAAAAATGATGATGAGACTACCAGTGAGAGCAAAGCGACAACTGAAAATGATCGACCTGAGACAAGCTCACCTGATCGTAGATATGATAGGAGTAGAGACAGAGAGCAAGATCTTAAGAGGGACAAGGAGCGTGAAATTGAAAGATTAGAAAGAGAAACAGAGCGTGAAAGGATGAGAAAAGAGAGGGAACAGAGAAGGAAGATTGAGGAGGCAGAGCGTGAGTATGAAAAATTTCTTAGAGACTGGGAGCAAAGAGAAAAGGATAAGGAGAAGCAGAGACAGTATGAGAAGGAGAGGGAGAAAGAGAGGGAGCGCAAACGAAAGAAGGAGATTCGCtatgatgaagaagatgatgacgaTGAAGATTCAAGAAAAAGGCTGCGTAGGAGTGTTTTGGAGGAAAAGAGGAGGAAGAGATTGCGGGAGAAGGAGGATGACTTGGCTGATAGACtcaaagaagagaaagaaattgCTGAGGCCAAGAAAAGGGCAGAGGAGGAGCAGCTGCAATTGCAGCAGCAACGAGATGCGTTAAAGCTTTTGTCTGGTCGCTTTGCAAATGGAGCTGCAAAGAACGTGTTGGCTGAAGAACCTAGCACTGAAAGCAAAGATAAGGCAGTTGAACAGCATTATGAGCGCGAATCAAGTCATGAAAACCAGATATCTG GTGATGGGAATATGCAAAATGGTTCAGTTGATGAATCAAATGTGGCCTTTGTTTCTGCATCAGATACACGGCAGAGTGGGAATGCACCGAGGAAGTTAGGTTTTGGTCTTGTTGGATCTGGAAAGCGGACTACTGTCCCATCTGTTTTCCATgaggaggaagatgatgatgcaCAGAAGGAGAAGAAAATGAGGCCCCTGGTTCCCATTGATTACTCTACTGAGGAACTGCAGGCTGTCCAACCTGGCGCACCAGCACCAAATCTGGTTGCAGCTGCTGAATTTGCAAAGCGAATATCAAATGTTAACACTAAAGAGGAAAAGTCTGATGCAGAAAGAGAGCGAAGCAGACGTTCTTATGATAAATCTAGTAGGGATAAAGATCGTAATAATGAGGACAGTCGCAACAGAGATGAGAGCAAAGAGAAGATCCCTGATCGGGATAGAGACAGGGAACATGGACAGGATAAGGTGAAAACAACAGATAACCAGAAGCTTTTGGATGCCAAACAACTAATTGATATGATTCCAAAGACCAAGGAGGAACTATTTTCATACGAGATAAACTGGAATGTGTATGATCAG CATGCATTGCATGAGAGAATGAGACCCTGGATCTCAAAGAAAATTACGGAGTTTTtgggagaagaagagaaaactCTGGTTGATTACATCGTGTCGGGTACTCAGGAACATGTTAAGGCTTCCCAAATGCTGGAGCTGCTGCAGTCTATATTAGATGAAGAAGCGGAGATGTTTGTGCTTAAGATGTGGAGGATGCTGATATTTGAGATTAAAAAAGTAGAAACTGGCCTGGCTTTGCGGTCGAGATCCTGA